In Kiloniellales bacterium, one DNA window encodes the following:
- a CDS encoding choline/ethanolamine kinase family protein, with translation MTDAKSFATGLGFWKGAVDPQPLGGGITNVNFVVEDGGERFVVRVGNDILVHQVLRFNELAASRAAFAAGLSPEVVHAEPGALVLRFVEGRTLAAEDVRDQATLERILPLVRDCHREIPRHLRGPALIFWVFHVLRDYAATLKEGGSAHLDKLPELLAAAEALEAAVGPIDLVYGHNDLLAANFIDDGTRVWLIDWDYAGFNSPLFDLGGLASNNGLGPEQEDWLLETYFEAPVTDALRRRYGAMKCASLLRETLWSMVSEIHSELDFDYAGYTAENLAGFHAALAAFRKAQG, from the coding sequence GTGACCGACGCAAAGAGCTTCGCCACCGGCCTGGGGTTCTGGAAGGGCGCGGTCGATCCGCAGCCTCTGGGCGGCGGCATCACCAACGTCAACTTCGTGGTCGAGGACGGCGGCGAGAGGTTCGTCGTGCGGGTCGGCAACGACATCCTGGTGCACCAGGTGCTGCGCTTCAACGAGCTGGCCGCCAGCCGCGCCGCCTTCGCCGCCGGCCTCTCGCCCGAGGTCGTGCACGCCGAGCCCGGCGCCCTGGTGCTGCGCTTCGTCGAAGGACGGACGCTCGCGGCCGAGGACGTCCGCGACCAGGCCACGCTGGAACGCATCCTGCCGCTGGTCCGGGACTGCCACCGCGAGATCCCCAGGCACCTGCGCGGCCCGGCACTGATCTTCTGGGTGTTCCACGTCCTGCGCGACTACGCCGCGACCCTGAAGGAGGGCGGGAGCGCCCACCTCGACAAGCTGCCGGAGCTGCTGGCCGCCGCCGAGGCGCTGGAGGCGGCGGTCGGACCCATCGACCTGGTCTACGGCCATAACGACCTGCTGGCCGCCAACTTCATCGACGACGGCACGCGGGTCTGGCTGATCGACTGGGACTATGCGGGCTTCAACTCGCCGCTCTTCGACCTCGGCGGCCTGGCCTCCAACAACGGGTTAGGCCCCGAGCAGGAGGACTGGCTGCTGGAGACCTACTTCGAGGCGCCGGTCACCGACGCGTTGCGCCGTCGCTACGGCGCGATGAAATGCGCTTCGCTGCTGCGCGAGACCCTCTGGAGCATGGTCTCCGAGATCCACTCCGAGCTCGACTTCGACTACGCCGGCTACACGGCGGAGAACCTCGCCGGCTTCCACGCGGCCCTCGCGGCCTTTCGCAAGGCGCAGGGATGA
- a CDS encoding TRAP transporter large permease, whose protein sequence is MIWSVAGALLALLALSIPVGVVLFLLGFGVDLFFSPFPLIRGLGQVVWSASDSSLLIAIPFFVLLGEILVRAGIAERTYKALDAWLSWLPGGLIHANIGTATMFSATSGSSVATAATVATVAMPQAERLGYDQRLFSGAIAAGGTLGIMIPPSINLIVYGFLTETSIPRLFLAGLLPGLLMALGFMLITAAICKLRPALGGTGRTFAWSQRLAGLAELIPILLLFAVVIGSIYRGWATPTEAAALGVAMAGLIAAWHRALTRTMLVEALLGTMRITAMIMLVIVAAYFLNYTLASAGLGRELKGFLGGLGLDATGTLIAIVLLYLVLGFFVETLSLMVATIPIVVPIVAGLGFDKVWFGILLILLIEMALITPPVGLNLYVVQGARKGGSLAEVMLGAVPYVLTMLAMALLLILFPALALWLPESAGG, encoded by the coding sequence GATCTCTTCTTCTCGCCCTTCCCGCTGATCCGCGGGCTCGGCCAGGTGGTCTGGTCGGCCTCGGACAGCTCGCTCCTGATCGCCATCCCCTTCTTCGTGCTGCTGGGCGAGATCCTGGTCCGCGCGGGCATCGCCGAGCGGACCTACAAGGCCCTGGACGCCTGGCTGTCCTGGCTGCCCGGCGGGCTGATCCACGCCAACATCGGCACCGCAACGATGTTCTCGGCGACCTCCGGCTCCTCGGTGGCCACCGCCGCCACGGTCGCCACGGTGGCCATGCCCCAGGCCGAGCGCCTCGGCTACGACCAGCGTCTCTTCTCCGGCGCGATCGCGGCCGGCGGCACGCTCGGCATCATGATCCCGCCCTCGATCAACCTGATCGTCTACGGCTTCCTGACCGAGACCTCGATCCCACGGCTCTTCCTGGCCGGCCTCCTGCCGGGGCTCCTCATGGCCCTGGGCTTCATGCTGATCACGGCGGCCATCTGCAAGCTACGTCCGGCCCTCGGCGGCACCGGGCGGACCTTCGCCTGGTCGCAGCGGCTCGCTGGCCTGGCGGAGCTGATCCCGATCCTGCTGCTCTTCGCGGTCGTGATCGGCTCGATCTATCGGGGCTGGGCGACGCCGACCGAGGCCGCGGCCCTGGGCGTGGCCATGGCCGGCCTGATCGCGGCCTGGCACCGCGCGCTCACCCGGACGATGCTCGTCGAGGCCCTGCTCGGCACGATGCGGATCACGGCGATGATCATGCTGGTCATCGTCGCCGCCTACTTCCTCAACTACACCCTGGCCTCGGCCGGCCTGGGGCGGGAGCTCAAGGGCTTTCTCGGCGGGCTCGGGCTCGATGCCACCGGCACGCTGATCGCCATCGTGCTGCTCTATCTCGTCCTCGGCTTCTTCGTCGAGACCCTGTCGCTGATGGTCGCCACGATCCCGATCGTGGTGCCGATCGTCGCCGGCCTTGGCTTCGACAAGGTCTGGTTCGGCATCCTGCTGATCCTGCTGATCGAGATGGCGCTGATCACGCCGCCGGTCGGGCTCAACCTCTACGTCGTGCAGGGCGCCCGCAAGGGCGGCAGCCTGGCCGAAGTCATGCTCGGCGCCGTCCCTTACGTGCTGACCATGCTGGCCATGGCGCTGCTCCTGATCCTCTTCCCCGCCCTCGCGCTCTGGCTTCCGGAGAGCGCCGGCGGCTGA